The DNA sequence CCTTCGAATCGCTCGCGGCACGGGCGAACTCGCCGAGGTTCTTGATCGCCGTGCCGATGGTCTGCCCGTTGCCGCTGAGGTACTCGGCCGACTTGGTCAGCACTTCGCTGACCGCGCCGTCCTTGTTGGCCCCCTGCGGTCCCAGCGCGGACATCAGCTGGTTGAGGCTGTGCAGCAGGTCGTCGACCTCGACCGGGGTCGCGGTCCGCTCGCGCGGGATCGAAGCGCCGTCGGGCAGCTGCGGCCCGCCGCGGTAGACGGGCGTGATCTGCACGTACCGGTCGGCGACCAGGCTCGGCGTGATGACCACGGCGCCGGCGTCCGCGGGCAGCTGCGCGTCCGGCTTCAGCGTCATCGTCACCTTGACGTCGGTGCCGTTGGGCTCCACTTTCGACACCGAGCCGATGGCGACGCCGAGCACGCGGACGTCCGAGTTGGGGTAGATGCCCACGGCGGCGGTGAAGTACGCGGTCAGCGTCCGCTCGCCGGGCGCGGTCGCGATCGGCCACGCCGCCGAGACGGCCAGCGCGAGCACGACGCCGACCGTGAGCGCCCGCAGTCTCGTCCGCCGGCGCGCCCGCGCTCCCAGGTCGATCAGCTGGTGCGCCATCAGCGTCCCCCGTTCTTGGGCGGCAGGCAGCTTCCCGGCGTGCCGCCGGTGGGGATCAGCCCGCAGATGTAGGTGTCGATCCACCGGCCGTTGCCGACGGCGTTGCCGAGCAGCCGGTAGAACGGCCCGGCCAGGCGCAGGCTGTCCTCGAGCTTCCCCTGGTTCTGCTGCAGCACGGTGGCGACGCGGTCGAGCTGGTCGAGCGCCGGGCCGAGCGTCTTCTGGTTGTCCGCGACCAGCCCGCGCAGCTGGATCGCCAGGTTCTTGATGCCGCTGAACAGCTGCGCGATCGCGTCCTTGCGCGCGTTCAGCTCGGTGAGCAGCGTGTTGCCGTCCCGGATCAGCGCCTGGATCTGGTCGGACCGCTCGCCCAGCGTCTTCGAGACCTCGTTGGTGTTCCGGAACAGCTTGACGAGCTCTTCGTCGCGTGACGCCAGCGTTTGCGACAGCGCGGCGATGCCGTCGAACGCGGTTCGCACGTCCTGCGGCGCCGACGCGCCGAGCGTGTCGGACAGCGTGCGGAACGCCTGCGCGAGCTGGTCGGTGTCGATCGCCCCGACCGTGCTCGCCAGGTCGTTGAAGACCGCGGTGACGTCGTAGGGCGAGCTCGTGCGCTCGGGCGGGATCGGCTGCTCCGGGTCGAGCTCGCCGTTGCCGACCGGGTCGAGCACGAGGTTCTTCTGGCCGAGCAGCGTCTTGATCTTGATCGCCGCCGTCGTCCGGTTCCCGACCCAGGTGTCCTTGACGCGGAACAGCACCTCGACGTGGTCGCCGGCCAGCCGCACGTCGCTGACCTCGCCGACCTTCACCCCGGCCACGCGCACCTCGTCGTTCGGCTTCAGCCCGGCCGCTTCGCGGAACTCCGCCTTGTACGTCGTGCCACCGCCGACCAGCGGGAGGTCGTCGGAGAAGAAGGTGGCGCTGCCGACCAGGGCCATCACCAGCGCGGTCACCGCGCCGACCGCGATCGGGTTCCGCGAGCGGAACGGCTTGATGCGAGGCGGTTTCACCGGCACCTCCCGGCCGTGACGGGGATGCCGGGCGGCGGGCCACCCGGTGCGGGCTTCGCGTCGGTCTCCACCGAGCACAGGTAGAAGTTCGCCCACGAGCCGTAGGAGAACAGCGTGCCGATCCGGTCGAGCTTCTTCGGCAGGTTGTCGACGAACTGCTGGAACACCGGGGTGTTGTCGGCCAGGTTCTTCGACAGGTCCCCGAGCGCGGTGATGCTGTCCTTGAGCGGACGGCGCCCCTGCTCCAGCAGCCCGGCGGTGGCGGTGGTCAGCTCGCCGAGGCCGCCGATCGCCTGCCCGATCGGCTTCGCGTCCGCGGCCAGGCCGGTGACCAGCTGCGCGGTGGTGTCGACGAGCGCGTCGAACTGGTCGCC is a window from the Amycolatopsis sp. cg9 genome containing:
- a CDS encoding MCE family protein produces the protein MAHQLIDLGARARRRTRLRALTVGVVLALAVSAAWPIATAPGERTLTAYFTAAVGIYPNSDVRVLGVAIGSVSKVEPNGTDVKVTMTLKPDAQLPADAGAVVITPSLVADRYVQITPVYRGGPQLPDGASIPRERTATPVEVDDLLHSLNQLMSALGPQGANKDGAVSEVLTKSAEYLSGNGQTIGTAIKNLGEFARAASDSKDDLFGSVDNISKFTAMLAANDGQVKQAISQIASLSKVLADQRDQFSGALTELTQALSVVQGFIKDNRGKVQTEVDKLADVTKILVDQKDSLAEALQAAPNALTNLLGAYDQANGTIDGRGNLLEFPEGK
- a CDS encoding MCE family protein yields the protein MKPPRIKPFRSRNPIAVGAVTALVMALVGSATFFSDDLPLVGGGTTYKAEFREAAGLKPNDEVRVAGVKVGEVSDVRLAGDHVEVLFRVKDTWVGNRTTAAIKIKTLLGQKNLVLDPVGNGELDPEQPIPPERTSSPYDVTAVFNDLASTVGAIDTDQLAQAFRTLSDTLGASAPQDVRTAFDGIAALSQTLASRDEELVKLFRNTNEVSKTLGERSDQIQALIRDGNTLLTELNARKDAIAQLFSGIKNLAIQLRGLVADNQKTLGPALDQLDRVATVLQQNQGKLEDSLRLAGPFYRLLGNAVGNGRWIDTYICGLIPTGGTPGSCLPPKNGGR